GACTTCACCGCCGCCGCCGTCACCATGGGGGCCAGGCCCGCCCGTATCATCGGGCGACACCTGATCCCCAATTTCATGAGCCATCTGATCGCCTCGGCATCGCTGTCCATTCCCACCATGATCCTCGCCGAGACGGCGCTCAGCTTTCTCGGCCTCGGGCTGCGGCCGCCGATCACCAGTTGGGGCGTCCTGTTGACGGAGGCGCAGAACATCGAGGCCGTGGCGCTGTATCCGTGGCTGCTGTTCCCGATGCTGCCCGTCATCGCGACGGTGCTGGCCTTCTCGTTTCTCGGAGATGGCCTGCGCGACGCGCTGGATCCGCACGCCCAGGTCTAGGGCCGGGGCCTGCCGATAGAACACCATGCCGCGTCAGGCCGGAAATATGATAAGCCATGCTTCGCAATGCGGCCGGGCCCGCTCTATCTTCGGCGTCAAACACAGCCATCCCCCATTTCCGAGGTTCGCCATGTCCACCATCGCCGCACCGCGTCCCGGTGCCACGGCCCCATCCCCCGGGCTTCCCGGCTTCGGGGCGCTCGCCGCTCTCGCCATCGGCACGGTCGCGCTGGCATTGGCCTTCGGCCCCAGGCAGGGGGCGCTGTTCCTGACGGGTGGCGCCCTGGGAATGGCGCTCTATCATGCGGCCTTCGGCTTTACCTCGGCATGGCGGGTCTTCATCCTGGAGGGGCGCGGGCGTGGCCTTCGGGCGCAGATGGTGCTTCTGGCCGTCGCGGTGCTTCTGTTTTTTCCCGCCCTCGCTTCCGGCACGCTTTTCGGCGAAGAGGTGCGCGGCAACGTCTCCCCCCTATCGACTTCGGTCGTCATCGGCGCCTTCATGTTCGGCATCGGCATGCAGATGGGCGGCGGCTGCGCATCCGGCACGCTGTTCACCGCGGGCGGCGGCAATGCCCGGATGGTCGTGACGCTGGTGTTCTTCATCATCGGCTCGGTCCTGGCCACGATTCATTTCGACTGGTGGTTAGCCCTCCCGTCATTCCAGCCGGTAACGCTGGTCTCGCTCGGCGCGCCGCTCGGCATCGCGGTTTCGCTGGCCCTGTTCGCGGCCATCGCTGCCCTGACGGTGGTGATCGAAAAGCGTCGCAACGGCGGCAGGCTGGAGCAGGCGCCGCCCTCGCCCCGCCACGGGTTGCAGCGTTACCTGCGGGGCCCGTGGCCGCTGGTGTTCGGTGCGGTTGCGCTGGCGATCCTCAACTTCGTCACCTTGGCTTTGGCCGGTCGGCCATGGGGCATCACCTCCGCCTTTGCCCTGTGGGGTGCCAAGGCCGCGCAACTTGTCGGCATAGACCCGACCGCATGGGCCTACTGGCAGATGCCGGGCAATGCCCGCGCCTTGTCGGAAAGCGTCTTTGCCGACATCACCTCGGTCATGAATTTCGGCATCATCGCCGGCGCCATGCTGGCTGCGGCGCTGGCGGGCCGTTTCGCCCCCTCATTGCGTATCCCGCTGCGTTCCCTGCTGGCGGCCATCATCGGCGGACTGTTGCTCGGATACGGCGCGCGGATTGCCTATGGCTGCAACATCGGGGCCTACTTTTCCGGCATCGCGTCCGGCAGCCTGCACGGTTGGCTGTGGGCGGTCGCGGCATTTGCGGGCAACGTCGTGGGTGTGAAGCTGCGTCCCTTCTTCTTTGCGGAACGACGCGGCGCGGTCGCCCGCGGCGACGGCGCTTAAGGATTGGAACGCGTCGGTTACTCGAACAGATCAGCGTGAGTACCGGCGCGCACGAAGATCACGCTGTTGCCGTCCACCCAAAACACCAGAAGGCAATCTCCGCCGATATGACATTCCCGGTGGTCGGCCCAGTCCCTTTTCAAGGCGTGGTCAAGCCATTCCGGGCCGAGCGGTTCGTCGTTCGCTATCAGAAGAAGCATGGCCTTCTTGATCTGGCGCATGTTGTAGCGGCCAGAACGGGACAGCCGCTACCAATCCTTTACGAAGCTCTTCGTATAGTCGGCCGATCTTGGCAGCGAAGCCCACTTTCTACTTGCGGTTTTCTTCGTCGAGGCCATCAAACAATTCCTGACCGCTGCTGAACCGTGCCTTACGGGCCTTCGCCAAGGCGCGCGATTCCGTAATCGCGGCGTGCGTTTCGGCGTTCGGTACCTTCAATTCGAAGGGCAAAGCCTTGTCCTTTGCAACGCGGGTCAACGTCATCCGCACAACATCGGACACGGTCAGCCCCATTTCGGCCAGCACGGCCGCTGCCTCGTCTTTCATGCGCTCGTCGATGCGGGCGCGCACAAATGCACGAGAAGCCATGACCGGCCTCCTTTCCATGTCCTGAATAGCTCGCATGAGGCACATCTTCACGGAATCCGCGCTACTCGTTCCGGTGCGTTACTAGGCCGAACGGTTAGGACAAGAACGCGTCGGCCACCAATTTCAGCGACACGAGAAACAGGGTCGTCTGCACGAAAAGGTAGAAGCCGCGCTCCGGCAGCACCCGCACCAGCCACCAACCCGCAACCGTGCCGACAAGCGCGACCGGCAGAAGCATCGCCGCAAACTCCAGATTGCGCAGGGTGAACTGGCCGAGTGCCGTGTAGGGTACCAGCTTCATGGCGTTGACCGCCGCGAAGGTGATGGTCGTCGTGCCGGCGAAGACAGTTTTTTCCAGCCGCTGCGGCAGGACATAGACCTGGAAGGGCGGCGCGCCCGCATGCGACACGAAGCTGGTGAAGCCGATGACCGCGCCCCAGATGACGCCGCGCGGCACATCGGCCGGGCGCGGCGGCACCGTGCGTTTGCGCTTCAGGAACATGTCGACGCAGAAGACAAGGCCGATCAGCCCGATCATCAGCGTCACGAGGCGCGCATCGGCGATGCTGGCGGTGGCCCAGCCGACGCCGATGCCAAGGCCCGCCGCCGGGATCAGGATGGCCAGGTTGCGGCCAGAGAAGCGATGCCGGTACAGGTAGACGCCGACCATGTCGCTGGCCACGTAGATCGGGGCCAGAAGGGCCGTCGCCTGCAAGGGCGGCATGGTCAGGGCCAGCACGGGCACCCCCAGCATGCCCACCATGGACAGTCCGCCCTTTGACAGGCCCACGAAAAACGCCGCCAGCGTGGCGGCGATGATGAAGCCCACGTCGATCGTCTCGGGCACGTCGTCCTCGAATCGCGGTTGCGCACTATTTAGTTGCTTCTATCGCAAATCCCCGCCTGGCGGGTGCAGGAGGGCTCCCTTGGCCGTGACACCCGCATTCACTGGCGCGCAATGGCGCATCCTTGCCGCGACAATCCTCGGCTCCAGCCTGACCTTCATCGACGGAACCGTCGTCAACGTCGCGCTGCCCGCCATCGGCGCCAGCCTCGAGGCCGGGTTCAGCGCCCTGCAATGGGTGGTCAGCGGCTACCTGCTGACGCTGGCAAGCCTGATGCTGCCGGCCGGGACGCTGGGAGACCGGCGCGGCTATGCCCGTACCTTCCGCCTCGGTCTCGTTCTGTTTTCCCTGGCCTCCCTGCTCTGCGCCCTCGCCCTGGCCGTCGGCTGGCTGATTGCCGCGCGCCTGTTCCAGGGGATGGCCGCCGCGGTGCTGGTGCCCGCCAGTCTGGCACTGCTGGCGCAGAATTTTCGTGGCGAGGCACGGGGCCGGGCCATTGGCATCTGGGCCGCATCCAGCGCCATAACCACCGCCATCGCGCCGCTTCTCGGCGGATTTCTGGTCGATGTCGCCGGCTGGCGGGTCGTTTTCCTGATAAACCTGCCGCTGGCGGCGGCCGCATGGGCGTTGGCGCGCCCGGCAGGCGGCCGCGATGCAGCCAGGGATGCCGGTCCCGTCGATCTTGCGGGGGCCGCGCTTGCGACCGCAAGCCTCGGGCTGATGAGCCTCGGCCTGGTGCGAATGGGCGAAGGAGCCTTGTTGCAAGGTGGCATGCTGCTTGCCCTGTCGCTGCCGTTTCTTGCCGGCTTCATCGCATGGCAGTTCCGCTGCCCCAACCCGATGATGCCTCCGGACCTGTTCGCCAACCGGGTGTTTTCCGGCGTCAACCTGCAAACCGTGCTTCTGTATGCGGCGTTTTCCGGCGGCCTCCTGATGGTGCCACTGTCCCTGATCGAGGCGCGCGGTTTCGACGCGCTGGAAGCCGGTGCGGCCCTGCTTCCCATCTCGATCATCATGGGTCTCTTCTCGAGCCTGTCGGGCCGTTATGCAGCCAGGGCCGGACCCAGGCTGTCCCTGACCGTCGGACCGCTTCTCGCCGCGGCCGGCTTCGCGCTCATCGGCGTCGGCGCGCCGCAAGCCGGCTACTGGCTCGGCTATCTTCCGGGTCTGATCGTCCTCGGCTGCGGCATGACCATGGCCGTGCCGCCATTGACGACGGTGGTGCTGGACGCGGTTCCGGAGGGGCGCAGCGGAACCGCGTCCAGCATCAACAACGTGGCGGCCCGCACGGGAAGCCTTCTGGCCGTCGCCGCCCTGGGTTTCGCTTTCGGTGGCGCTGCCGCCGACAGTCTCGGCGATGCCGGCATCGGCCGTGCAACCGCACTGGCCATGTTTGGCGCGGCCATCCTGTCGGCATTGTCGGCCATCGCAGGCTATGTCGCGACGCGCGGCGGCGTCAGGCCAGAAGCACGCGCTTCCACACCCGTTCCGCCGCGGCGCTGAGAACCCCCTGCCGGAAGATGCAGATGTTGATGTCGATCTCCGGCAGGTCGCCCGCCATCCGCACGAGCCTGCCGTCCGCAAGGTCGCCGGCCACCAGTTGCAGCGGCAGCCAGGCATAGCCGGCTCCGCCCACCGCTGCGCCGCGCAAGGCGGCGGCCAGATGCGACGTGAAGGCTGGGCTTTCTCCGGTGGCAACGGTGACCGAGGGCACACAGGCGGAAGCGATACGGCCAAGCCCCGATTCGGTGCTGTAGGCGAGATGCGGAATGTCGCCCCCATCCAACCCCGGCGCGTGAACGGCCACCATCCTGTCCCTGCCGATGACGCGATGCTGGAGCCGCCCATCGAATGGATCGTCGATGGACGGGTGATGATGGCAGATCAGGAACTCGGCGGCCTGCCGGCGCATCATCTCGGCACACATTGCCATGTTGGCGGCGTTGAGCTGGATGGGCCCGAGTTCGAACCCCTCGCCCATGCGCCGGATCCAATCGGGAAAGAAAACGAAGGACAGGGTCTGCGTGGCGGCGAAAGGCACAGCGGACGTGGTCGGCCCGGCAGCCTCCCGTGCCCTGCGGGCAATATGGGCGATGCGGCGTTGCAGGTCCGGGGCCAGCTCGGCGAAGGCTTCCCCCGCCGGCGTCAGCGCCACGCCGTGCGGCAGGCGCTGGAACAGCGATGCACCCACCCATGCCTCCAGCGCGCGGATGCGCCGGCTGAAGGCGGGTTGGGTCACGTTGCGACAGGCCGCCGCCCGCGAGAAGCCACCCTCCTCCACCACCGCCATGAAGTCTTCAAGCCAGATGCCGTCCACGTCGCCCTCATCAACGCCCATGCCGACACGGCATGGGGCTAGCCGATCATGGCATTGGATCGACGGCGGATCAAAGCCGTATCCATGCCGAAGGAAAAAGGAGCAGCTTGCCCATGCGTATCGTTGATATCCGGGAGAAGACGGTGTCCATCGCCTCTCCCATCGCCAACGCCTATATCGACTTTTCGAAGATGACCTGTTCGGTGGTCGCCGTGGTGACCGATGTCGTGCGCGATGGCAAGCCGGTGATCGGCTACGGCTTCAACTCCAACGGGCGCTACGGGCAAGGCGCGCTGATGCGCGAGCGGTTTTTCCCGCGGCTCCTGGAAGCCGACCCGAAGACGCTGGTGGACGCTGGCAACGACAATCTGGACCCGTTCGCCATCTGGCGCACGCTGATGCAGAACGAGAAGCCGGGCGGCCACGGCGAGCGGTCGGTTGCGGTCGGCACGATCGACATGGCGGTCTGGGATGCCGTCGCGAAGATTGCCGGCGTGCCGCTATGGCGCCTCCTGGCCGACCGGTATCGCGGCGGCGTCGCCGACGAGAAGGTCTGGGTCTATGCGGCCGGTGGCTACTACTACCCGGGCAAGGACGATGAAAAGCTCAAGGACGAGATGCGATCCTATCTCGACCGGGGCTACGAGGTCGTCAAGATGAAGATCGGCGCCGTCCCCCTCGACGAGGATCTCCGGCGCATCGAATCCGTGCTGTCGGTGGTCGGAAGCGGCGCCCGCCTGGCAGTCGACGCCAATGGCCGTTTCGACCTGGAGACCGCCATCGCCTATGCAAAGGCGCTCGGCCCCTACGACCTGTTCTGGTACGAGGAAGCAGGCGATCCGCTGGATTACGCGCTGCAGGCCGAACTGGCGAACCATTATGCCGGGCCGATGGCAACGGGCGAGAACCTCTTTTCGCATCAGGACGCGCGCAATCTCCTGCGCCATGGAGGCATGCGCCCCGACCGGGACTGGCTGCAGTTCGATTGCGCGCTGTCCTACGGCCTCGTCGAATATCTGCGCACGCTGGATGTCATGGAAGAGTTGGGCTGGTCCAGCCGCCGGGTCGTGCCGCATGGCGGGCACCAGATGTCACTGAACATCGCAGCCGGCCTGCATCTCGGCGGCAATGAATCCTACCCCGACGTGTTCCAGCCCTTTGGCGGCTTCGCCGACGGCATCGCCGTGGAAGGCGGCCTGGTTGGCCTTCCCGATATTCCCGGCGTAGGCTTCGAGGCGAAATCGGCGCTGTACAGCGTCATGAGGGAGATTGCCGAGTAGATTAAAAAAATAATGCAAGGGGAGGAGAAACAATGAGAAAATACGCTTTCACCATGGCCTCGCTGCTCAGCGCGGTCTCGTTCTGCGCCATGGCGCAATCCTATCCCGACAAGCCGATCACCATGATCGTGCCGTTCTCGGCGGGCGGGCCCACCGATACGGTCGCCCGGCTGACCGCCGAGGCGATGTCGCAGGAGCTTGGGCAGCAGGTGGTGGTGCAGAATGTCGGCGGCGCCGGCGGCACGCTGGGCGCCGGGCAGGCAGCGCAGGCCGCGCCGGATGGCTACACGATCCTCGTGCACCATATCGGCATGTCCACGGCGCCGTCGCTGTATGCCAATCTTCCCTACGATCCGGTGGAGAGCTTCGAGCCGATCGGCCTCGTCACCAATGCGCCGATGACGATCATCGGGCGCAAGGACATGGCGGAAGGCACGTTGCAGGAGCTGGTCACGGCCATCAAGGCGGACCCGCAGGCCTACACGCTGGCCAATGCGGGTGTCGGTGCGGCGTCGCATCTGTGCAGCATGCTCTTCATGTCGGCCATCGATACCGAAATGACCACCGTGCCGTATCAGGGCAACGGGCCGATCATGACAGATATTTTGGGCGGCCATGTCGACCTGACATGCGACCAGACCACCAACACCACGCAGCCGATCCTGGATGGGCAGGTGAAGGCCTATGCCGTCACCACGCCGGGCCGCATCGGGCAACTGCCCGACGTGTCGACGGCGACCGAAGCCGGGTTGGACGATTTCGTCATCACCGTCTGGCATGGGGTCTACGCCCCGAAAGGGATCGAACCGAATGTCCGTGATGCGCTGGTTTCGGCGTTGCAGAAGGGCCTGACACACGAAAAACTGGTGCAGCGATTCACCGATCTCGGCACCGCGCCCGTGACGCAGGCGGATGCGACGCCCGAGGCGCTGGAAACGCAACTGACCTCGCAGATCGAGTTCTGGCGCCCCTTCATCGAGCGCGCCGGGCTTGCCGCCGGACAATAGCCCAAAGGACGGGAACCTGAAGATGAGCAGCAATGGAAACGCCTACCGGATCGCGGTCATAGCGGGTGACGGCATCGGCAAGGAAGTCATGCCGGAAGGCATCCGGGTTCTGGAGGCGACCGCCAGGGCATTCGACCTGGACCTGCGCTTCGACGTGTTCGACTTCGCGTCCTACGATTACTACGAAAAGCACGGCACGATGCTGCCGGAAGACTGGAAGGCGCAGATCGGCTCGCACGATGCGATCTTCTTCGGGGCGGTGGGCTGGCCGGAGAAGATACCCGACCATGTGTCCCTCTGGGGCTCGCTGCTGCAGTTCCGCCGCGAATTCGACCAGTATGTGAACCTGCGCCCGGTGCGCTTGATGCCGGGCGTGCCCTGCCCGCTGGCGGGGCGCAAGCCCGGCGACATCGACTTCTATGTCGTACGCGAGAATACCGAGGGCGAATATTCGTCCATCGGCGGCAGGATGTTCCCCGGCACCGAGCGCGAGGTGGTTCTTCAGGAAACGGTCATGACCCGTCACGGCGTGGACCGTATCCTGCGCTATGCCTTCGACCTGGCCCGGACGCGGCCGGCAAAGCACCTGACCTCTGCCACCAAATCCAACGGCATCTCCATTTCCATGCCGTACTGGGACGAGCGCGTGGAGGAGATGGCGAAGGCCTACGAGGACGTGCGCTGGGACAAATATCACATCGATATCCTGACCGCGCATTTCGTGCTGAACCCGGACAGGTTCGACGTCGTCGTCGCCTCCAACCTGTTCGGAGATATCCTGTCCGATCTCGGTCCGGCCTGCACGGGCACCATCGGCATCGCCCCGTCGGCCAACATCAACCCGGAGGGCGATTTTCCATCCCTGTTCGAGCCGGTGCACGGCTCGGCGCCGGATATCGCGGGACAAGGCATAGCAAACCCGGTCGGCCAGATATGGACGGCCGCGATGATGCTTGAGCATCTGGGAGAGGCCAGCGCCTCCAGGGCAATCGTGGAGGCGATCGAGCGCGTGCTGACAAGCCCGTCCGGCCGCACGCGCGACCTCGGGGGCCAGGCCGACACCATGGCCGCCGGCAAGGCCATCGCCGCCGAGATCGGCTGAGCGGTCGTCAGGGTTTCATCTGGTGCTGCAACGCACGTTCGAGTGGCACGGGCGCGATGGCGGTCATGCCCTCGAAGGGCGTGTTCAGATCCAGTATCAGGTAGATCGTCGCGGCTATGCAGGCCGGACAGATGATAAGGAACAGCACCGACACGATATTGCGCGGTGCGAACAGTCCGAACGAGATGAAGATCAGCGTCAACCAGACGGTCAGCACGACGACCATGATCGGGTTGACCGAAGAATAGCTCTCGATCCCGATCTTCCAGCGATCCTGCTGCACCTTGCGATACATCGCCACCGCCGCGCTGCGGTCCTGCGCAGCGTCGGCGCTGTCGCCCGGCAGGTCGAAAATGGCCGTTCCGATCGCGGCCAGCGCCTGCTCGACATCGGTTTCCTCCGCACCCGGCATCAGGCTGCGGCGCGCGGGCCACGCCTCGGCAAGCGACAGCACCGTAAACTGCTGCAGGTCGGCGCGCACGGCGTCGGCCCCAGCTCCATAATCCCGTAGCGCCCCGTCCAGGTTGACGAGGTCGGTTGCGTATTGCTGTACGTCCCGTTCGGTCAGGTTGTAGCTGGACATGACCGAAGAAACGGTAAGCCCCAGGATCAGCGCGCTCATGGCCGACACCATGCCGATGCCGAGCTTCACCACATCGCGCGTTTCCGTCGATATGTGGTGCGGCCGGAGAGAGGGCCCGACCGCCATGGCCGCTATGGCCCCGACAACGACGATCGTGAAGATCAGCAACGACGTCGAAAACGGCTCCACCGGCTTGCTCCCCCTGTACCACCTGCCTCAACCACAGGATCAACACGACAGGAGCTCGAACTCAAGCTCATGTCCCCCATTCCAATGCGGCTGAGCGGCACGGGTCTTTCAGGAGATCGGCGAGCTGGTCGTCGAGATGCATGATGGACAGCGATACGCCGGCCATATCGAGCGAGGTGTAGTAGGGCCCGACAAGGCTCATCGCCACGTTGAGCCCCCTTGCCCGCAGACGCTCGCGGACGCGGCGATAGACGATATAGAGTTCCATCGTCGGCGTGCCGCCAAGAGAGTTGACCAGCACGGCCACGCGGTCGCCTTCGGTTGCGGGCATCTCGGACAGGATCCGGTCCAGCATCAGGTCTGCCGCGGCATCGGCCGTGGCAACGGGCTGCCGCGCAATACCGGGCTCGCCGTGGACACCGACGCCGATTTCCATGTCCTCCGGCCCGATGACGAAACTGGGGCGGCGTGTTTCAGGAAGCGAACCGGCCTCCAGCGCGATACCCATCGTGTAGGTTCTGGCATTGGCCCGCCGTGCGATGGATTCGCAGGCGTCCAGCGGCAGGCGCCTCTCGGCGGCCGCACCCGCCACCTTGAAAACGAAGACGTTGCCGGCCACACCGCGCCGCGCGGCGCGCGACTCCGCCGGTGACGAGGCGACGTCGTCCGTCGTGACGATCGACCGGACGGCAATGCCTTCCGCCGCGGCAAGCTCTGCCGCCATGTCGAAGTTCATGACATCGCCCGAGAAGTTTCCGTAGATGTACAATACCCCCGCGCCGGCATCGACGGCGCGCGTTGCCGCCAGGATCGGGTCCGGCGGCGGCGCGGAGAACACGTTGCCGATGGCGGCGGCATCCGCCAGGCCGGGGCCGACATAGCCCCAGAAGCCCGGCTCGTGCCCGGAGCCGCCCCCCACCACGATCCCGACCTTGCCGGGCCGCGGCAGATCCGTACGGGCGATGGCGCGCGGTGCATCGATGACGGGGGCCAGGATATCGCCATGCGCCGCCGCCGCCCCCGCCAGCATCTCATCGATGGCGTCATGGGGATCGTTCAGGAGTTTCTTGACCCGCGTCCGCGCCGCCAGTGGCGTCTGCGCCGGCGGCGCCGAACGGCGCGGCGTATCGTGGAAGCCCTCGGCCGTCAGAATGCCCCGCCCGGTCGAAGCGTCGGTCACCAGCACACTGACGAAGCCACCCCGCAGCGCGGCCAGTATGGCCGGAACCTTGTCCACCCCGCCGGCGACGGCGATGCGCTGCGGAATCCTCCGGAGCGCAGAAAGGTCGACCCCCACGGTTCGTCCGTCCAATGGCCCGGGCACGGCTTCCCCGCGCGTCGAGATGAAGCGGCCGGCAATGCTGCCGATGGCGTCCTGATAGTGAAGGTGCTGCGTCACCCCGTCGAAGAAGCCGCTCGTGTGGATCGTGCTTTCTGGCCGTAACGAGGAAATGCCCAGCACGATGCGGTTCGCTTGCGCTAGAACGTCCATCTGCTCGGCCAGGACGGCCTCGCTCACAAGCATGTCGCGCACGGTGGCACTGGATACGATGGCCGGCGCCGACAACGGAATGCAGCGGGCGCCGAGTGCCTCGGCCAGCCGTGAGGCGCAGGCCTCCGGCGTCCAGGGGATCTTGGCGGTCGTGCCGCCGGTGGCCTGCACCACGCGGATATCGGCCAGGCCGGGCGCCTGCATCGCCTGCGCCAAGGCAAGCATCGTCCGGCCCCATGTGACGGCGATCGTATCGCCGGACCGTACATGGAACGACAAAGCCTGCGCGCCGGCAGCCCCGAGCCGCGCGATCAGCGACCGCTCCCCGCCATCCGTAGGGATGACGAGGCAATCCTGAAGCCCGAAATGTTCCTTCAGGGCCTGCGCCAGGGACAATGCCCGGAACTTGACCGGCTCAATCTCGATATTGACGAGGCCGCGGGTGCGCGCGTCGGCCAGATAGGCGTTCACGGACGCCCGCGATACGCCCATCGTCGACGCGATGTCGCCCTGGGTCATCCCTTCTTCGTAGTACAGCCAGGCTGCCCACAGCAGCGCATCGTCGCCGAAGCGCAGCGGCATCACCCCCGGCTCGCCCGACGCCTTTCCGGCAATACGCGTCATCGGCCGGCCTCGCCCTTGCGCTCCAGGATCAGCGTCAGTCCTTCGCGGAACCCTTCGATGACGATGACGGCGGATGCGGCGCCCGGGTCCAGGTGCCCGAGGCTCCGCTCGCCCAGGCGCGCCGCGCGGCCCTTCGAGGCCACCATGGCCCTGGTGGAATCACGTCCGTCCATGGCCGCTTCCAGTGCGGCATCGAGCGCGCGCGGCGGCAAGGCCCCTGCCGCGAGGGCCGCTTCCACGGCGCGGGCCGCAGGGCCCCATGCGTCCATCATGGTCTTGTCGCCGGCGGCGGCCTTGCCGCGCTGGCGAATGCCGTCCGCCATGGCCGGAATCAGCTTGGCTATGTCGCGGTCCGACAGGCTTTCGGCGGCTTCGAGCCCCTGTCCGGCCCGCAGCAGGGCGCTGGCATACAGCGGCCCGGCCGTCGCCCCCACGGCGCTGAGAAAAGACCGCGCGGCAATGGGAAACAAGGCGCCGGCAGGCGTACCGCTTGCCGCCGCATCCCGGGTCGCGCGGACGATGGCCGCAAACCCCTCGGCCATGGACGCGCCATGGTCCGCGTCTCCGATGGCGCCGTCCAGCTCTCCCAGCCAGCCGCGCGCTTCCGACAACCGCGCGGAAACCACGCGGAAGATATCGACCAGATCGCTCGATTCTATCCTGCCCATGGCGCAGTGTCCGCCGGAATCCGGCTCATGCGCAAGCCGTCAGCCAAGCCGGCGGGCGATGGCGCCGCCGAATGTCGACAGGATGAGGCAGCAGGATGTCGCCCCGGCGTCCAGGACACCGCGCGACCGCTCCCCGAGCCGGCTGGCGCGGCCGATCCTGGCAACCAGATCCACGGTGGAGTCGCGCCCCTTCTCGGCCGCCGCGCTCATCGCTTCGAGGGCCGTGGCGAATCCCTCCGCCTTGTGCGCATCGAAAGCGGCGACGGCGGGTACGAGCGTATCCATCAACGTCTTGTCGCCCACATCGGCGCCACCGACGCCGCGCACCCCGTCCAGCCCGGCGTTGAGCATGGCCGAGAAGGTATCGGCATCGATGGTGTCGCGGCCCTTCAGCGCCGCTGCCATGTCTTCGAACATCAGCCCGTAGAGAGGCCCCATCGAGCCGCCGATCTCAGACATCAGGACATCCGAAAGCGTCGCCATCGCCTCTTCCAGGCTGACCCCCTGGCCATGGATACGCTCGGCCGCGCGGCCAAATCCCTTGGCCATGTTCACGCCGTGGTCTCCATCGCCGATCTTGCCGTCGATTTCGGACAGATAGGCCTTGTTGGCCACGATGACGGCCGCGATCTCTTCAACGATCACGCCGTTGCCGGCATTGTCGATAGCTTCCATCATCCTGGTCCTTACAACGCCGGAGAGGCGGTTTCCATGTCGAGAAGGCGCTTGAGCTCGTCGTCCAGCACCATCACCGTCAACGTCGCGCCCACCATTTCCAGCGAGGTGAAGTAGTTGCCGACGAATGCCCTGTGAACGGACAGGCCTCGCCTCGAAAGTCCCTTCTCGACCCGGTCGTAGAGAACATAGAGCTCGTTTACCGGTGTGGCGCCGAGGCCGGATACCAGCACAGCCACCTCGCCCCCGGTGGACACCTCGTGCTCCGCCATGACGATGTCGAGCATCTCGTCGGCGACCTCGTCGGCGGTGCGAAGGGCTTCCACCTTGGTTCCCGGCTCGCCATGGTGGCCGATGCCGACCTCCATCGTGCCGGGCTCGATGCTGAAATTGGGATGCCCCACCGCCGGCAGCGTGCATGGCCCGAGCCCGACGCCCACCGAGCGGCATGCGTCGACCGCCTTCTGCGCTGCCGCCTGTACCTCGGCCAACGACGCGCCCTCGGCCGCGCGGGCCCCGCCGATCTTCCACATGAAGATCTCGCCCGCGACGCCGCGCCGCTTCTCGCGCTCCGCCAAGGGCGCGGACAGGACATCGTCGTTGGCAACCACGGTCGCCACCTCGATCCCGTCCTTGCCGACCATGCGCGTCGCCATTTTGACGTTCATGTTGTCGCCGGCATAATTGCCGTACAGGACGGCAACCCCGGCGCCTCCATCCGCCGCCCGGATGGCGTCCGCAAAGCTTTTCGCCGTCGGTGACGAGAAAAGCTCGCCCACTGCCACCGCATCGACCATGTTGCGGCCCGTATAGCCGATAAAGGCCGGCTCGTGGCCCGAGCCGCCGCCGGTCACGATGCCGACCCGCCCGGGCGTGGCCGCGTCGACGGAAAGCACCACCCGTGGATTCTCC
This genomic window from Aureimonas sp. OT7 contains:
- the dhaL gene encoding dihydroxyacetone kinase subunit DhaL, with translation MGRIESSDLVDIFRVVSARLSEARGWLGELDGAIGDADHGASMAEGFAAIVRATRDAAASGTPAGALFPIAARSFLSAVGATAGPLYASALLRAGQGLEAAESLSDRDIAKLIPAMADGIRQRGKAAAGDKTMMDAWGPAARAVEAALAAGALPPRALDAALEAAMDGRDSTRAMVASKGRAARLGERSLGHLDPGAASAVIVIEGFREGLTLILERKGEAGR
- a CDS encoding dihydroxyacetone kinase subunit DhaK, with protein sequence MQRFINNPDDLVDETVAGFVKAHRHLVRLHPENPRVVLSVDAATPGRVGIVTGGGSGHEPAFIGYTGRNMVDAVAVGELFSSPTAKSFADAIRAADGGAGVAVLYGNYAGDNMNVKMATRMVGKDGIEVATVVANDDVLSAPLAEREKRRGVAGEIFMWKIGGARAAEGASLAEVQAAAQKAVDACRSVGVGLGPCTLPAVGHPNFSIEPGTMEVGIGHHGEPGTKVEALRTADEVADEMLDIVMAEHEVSTGGEVAVLVSGLGATPVNELYVLYDRVEKGLSRRGLSVHRAFVGNYFTSLEMVGATLTVMVLDDELKRLLDMETASPAL
- the dhaL gene encoding dihydroxyacetone kinase subunit DhaL — translated: MEAIDNAGNGVIVEEIAAVIVANKAYLSEIDGKIGDGDHGVNMAKGFGRAAERIHGQGVSLEEAMATLSDVLMSEIGGSMGPLYGLMFEDMAAALKGRDTIDADTFSAMLNAGLDGVRGVGGADVGDKTLMDTLVPAVAAFDAHKAEGFATALEAMSAAAEKGRDSTVDLVARIGRASRLGERSRGVLDAGATSCCLILSTFGGAIARRLG